Proteins encoded within one genomic window of Gracilimonas sp.:
- a CDS encoding helix-turn-helix transcriptional regulator, which yields MGYLTDKELLEHYEFYTLQIEEQLINGEDFENLANKFPFFISLNNPRTFELLHVNNKHTKLTGFTFEEITEKWDEYIKVVHPNTIESIKAFLPRFYATKNENETIAFLQYVKGQYDSEFLPYITFSKPSALPEGLNLWVTVSPEDFGKKKRKIEQVIRMDEFKLKHFKRFQQLTEREVEILKLLANGCNNPEISGRLFISRSTVETHRKNLKRKLNLKSLRDLMRYAFAFDLIEV from the coding sequence ATGGGATATTTAACTGATAAAGAGTTATTAGAACATTATGAATTCTATACACTGCAGATAGAAGAACAGTTAATTAACGGAGAAGATTTTGAGAATCTGGCTAATAAATTTCCTTTTTTTATCAGTCTAAATAACCCCCGAACTTTTGAATTACTTCATGTAAATAATAAACATACTAAACTTACCGGTTTCACATTTGAAGAGATAACAGAAAAGTGGGATGAGTACATTAAAGTTGTTCATCCTAATACTATTGAAAGTATTAAAGCCTTTTTGCCGAGATTTTATGCCACAAAAAATGAAAATGAGACTATAGCTTTTTTACAGTATGTTAAAGGTCAATACGATTCAGAATTCCTCCCATACATTACCTTTAGCAAACCTTCTGCCCTGCCCGAAGGTTTAAACTTGTGGGTAACTGTTTCTCCTGAAGACTTTGGTAAAAAGAAAAGAAAGATTGAGCAGGTTATCAGAATGGATGAATTCAAACTTAAGCATTTTAAGCGTTTCCAGCAGCTCACCGAACGGGAAGTCGAAATTTTAAAACTGCTGGCCAACGGTTGTAATAACCCTGAGATCTCAGGGCGGTTGTTTATCTCCCGAAGTACGGTAGAAACCCATCGCAAAAATTTAAAACGCAAGCTTAATCTAAAGTCCTTGCGTGATCTGATGAGGTACGCATTTGCTTTCGATTTGATAGAAGTTTGA
- a CDS encoding helix-turn-helix transcriptional regulator, producing the protein MSYLTDKELLERFEFYTMQVEGQLLKGEDFNTIADQIPYSVHLNNSETLEVIQTNRGHAEVTGYHLDEIRELGMEYLENNVHPHTMASASELISSYARLNHHQTFTFVQYVKLHQSKDFSPLITVTKSSKLLGDLVVCLSPQPKDFGSMSPKMEQIVKMDQFKLKHFKRFQQLTEREVEILKLLANGCNNPDIAEQLFISRSTVETHRKNLKRKLNLKSFRDLMKYAFAFDLVGI; encoded by the coding sequence ATGTCGTATTTAACCGATAAGGAGCTCCTTGAGCGTTTTGAATTCTACACTATGCAGGTGGAAGGACAGTTGCTGAAAGGAGAGGATTTTAATACCATAGCGGATCAAATTCCGTATTCAGTTCATCTCAATAATTCTGAAACACTTGAAGTGATTCAGACAAACAGGGGACATGCCGAGGTTACCGGGTATCATCTGGATGAAATACGTGAGTTGGGAATGGAGTATCTGGAAAACAATGTCCATCCGCATACCATGGCTTCGGCTTCTGAATTGATCTCCTCATATGCCAGGCTAAACCATCATCAAACGTTTACATTTGTGCAGTATGTCAAGCTTCACCAGTCCAAAGATTTTTCGCCTCTTATAACAGTTACCAAATCTTCAAAACTTCTTGGCGACCTGGTTGTTTGCCTGTCTCCCCAGCCCAAAGATTTTGGTTCTATGTCTCCAAAAATGGAGCAGATTGTCAAGATGGATCAATTCAAGCTGAAACACTTCAAGCGGTTCCAGCAGCTCACCGAACGGGAAGTCGAAATTTTAAAACTGTTGGCCAACGGCTGCAATAATCCGGATATCGCAGAGCAGTTGTTTATTTCTCGGAGCACCGTGGAAACCCATCGCAAAAATTTAAAACGAAAGCTTAACCTAAAGTCCTTCCGTGATCTAATGAAGTACGCTTTTGCTTTTGATCTGGTTGGAATTTAA
- a CDS encoding helix-turn-helix transcriptional regulator: MERLYPTGPIDNLMRQISRLQRFRVEKKDRFEELTGREVEILTLVARGLKNPAIAKKLDISRVTVQNHRARIRDKLNIQSQSDYIKYGLAYDLIQL, translated from the coding sequence ATGGAAAGGCTTTACCCCACGGGACCGATTGATAATCTGATGAGGCAGATATCGAGGTTGCAGCGTTTCAGGGTTGAAAAAAAAGACCGATTCGAAGAACTAACAGGCCGGGAAGTTGAAATCCTGACTTTGGTTGCGAGGGGATTGAAAAATCCTGCCATCGCTAAAAAACTGGACATTTCTCGGGTAACGGTACAAAATCATAGGGCCCGGATACGCGATAAACTTAATATTCAAAGTCAGTCAGACTATATAAAATATGGGCTGGCATACGACTTAATTCAGCTCTGA
- a CDS encoding Ig-like domain-containing protein, giving the protein MNNLSRSWIPIAFLILLVSGLSLSGCKNGGGGITNQEEPPIEEPEITISFESEETSFLPGEFIRLVVSNATLQEDSYKATIDNSLEVELPFYEDEGNNQGLIFIIPEIEVGNHTLHFNDVGVDTAIAFSINNYESIDNPDQYVEDFLVESKSSLEQLIQVVTSEGVKDTLQIMLTEIEEATSSMEQLSDEERKLIARFLKTNLEDTQSAGKQKLSTQTESCEQKMELITPDMALLVTTIASWGYATYLASTISWTGWGTVASGVFLSATGATILIKLNNTLDRREDLINACIEPFETSLDNTFKAKASSISFEHGKSKSFNISSEYDLPQSVYTLLGELKNIYSKVQSFVPDSWMEKASQLDYREVRSESPAGFNISSISDDRVSGMAAENGDQLAITLEYKKGVILDGENTSFTLELNKEAYNQSITAEATLKPLAPVTYDKQIVIAEGSTSVSDTLEADYAADFIIESQPANGTVTLDNVFTGEFTYQADEGYTGEDSFTFSASNSTSGSEIGTVLVSDNDAPLKLGYYELRYSWETKVVLFHVSNNSGSSSKGDIYYWDSADNTWFDPSFSATFSASYDQWINEENIVLVYVNTGGCLSEGFKLENFDPIANTHDGTYTSARCYNDQHIGSSVNLKYVGEVVNNIK; this is encoded by the coding sequence ATGAATAATTTATCAAGATCTTGGATTCCAATCGCCTTCCTGATATTGTTAGTGTCCGGATTGAGCCTCAGCGGTTGTAAAAATGGTGGAGGTGGAATTACCAATCAGGAGGAGCCTCCGATCGAAGAGCCTGAAATAACGATCAGTTTTGAAAGTGAAGAGACTTCTTTTTTGCCGGGGGAATTTATCAGGCTAGTAGTTTCCAATGCTACTTTGCAGGAGGATTCCTACAAGGCTACTATCGATAATTCATTAGAAGTAGAGCTGCCTTTTTATGAAGATGAGGGAAATAATCAAGGGCTGATATTTATCATTCCTGAGATTGAGGTGGGCAATCATACTCTTCATTTTAATGATGTTGGTGTAGATACTGCGATAGCTTTCAGTATAAATAATTATGAGTCAATCGATAATCCTGATCAGTATGTAGAAGACTTTTTGGTAGAGTCAAAGAGCAGTCTTGAACAGCTAATTCAGGTAGTTACTTCTGAAGGGGTTAAGGATACGCTGCAAATTATGCTTACTGAAATTGAAGAGGCTACCTCTTCAATGGAACAATTAAGTGATGAAGAAAGAAAACTGATTGCACGGTTTTTGAAAACCAACCTGGAGGATACTCAGTCAGCAGGTAAACAAAAGTTGTCCACTCAAACGGAATCGTGTGAACAGAAAATGGAGCTTATTACTCCGGATATGGCGTTATTGGTAACTACCATAGCAAGCTGGGGGTACGCTACCTACTTAGCCTCTACAATTTCGTGGACCGGATGGGGAACAGTAGCAAGTGGTGTCTTTTTATCTGCTACTGGTGCAACTATTTTGATCAAACTGAATAATACACTTGATAGGCGAGAAGATTTAATTAATGCTTGTATTGAACCGTTTGAAACAAGTCTTGACAATACATTTAAAGCGAAAGCCTCCAGTATTTCATTTGAACACGGTAAATCTAAATCATTTAATATAAGTTCAGAATATGATTTACCTCAATCGGTGTATACGTTGTTGGGCGAGTTAAAGAATATATATAGCAAGGTTCAAAGCTTTGTGCCGGATTCTTGGATGGAAAAAGCCAGCCAGCTCGACTATAGAGAAGTAAGATCCGAAAGTCCTGCAGGCTTTAACATAAGCAGTATTTCCGATGACAGGGTTTCTGGCATGGCTGCTGAAAATGGAGATCAACTGGCAATTACCCTGGAATACAAAAAAGGAGTCATTCTTGACGGTGAAAATACCTCCTTCACATTAGAGCTGAATAAGGAAGCATATAATCAGTCGATTACTGCGGAAGCCACACTAAAGCCCTTAGCCCCCGTTACCTACGATAAGCAAATAGTTATTGCAGAGGGCAGTACGAGCGTAAGCGATACCTTGGAAGCAGATTATGCGGCTGATTTTATCATTGAAAGCCAGCCTGCCAATGGGACCGTAACTTTAGACAATGTTTTTACCGGAGAATTTACGTACCAAGCCGATGAAGGATACACAGGTGAGGATAGTTTTACTTTTTCTGCTTCTAATAGTACCAGTGGTTCTGAGATAGGGACAGTTTTAGTTTCAGATAATGACGCACCACTAAAATTGGGTTATTACGAGTTGAGATATAGTTGGGAAACAAAAGTTGTGCTTTTTCATGTATCAAACAACTCCGGTAGTTCCTCAAAAGGTGATATTTATTATTGGGATTCTGCTGACAATACTTGGTTTGATCCTTCATTTTCTGCAACCTTCTCTGCTTCTTATGACCAATGGATTAATGAAGAAAATATTGTTTTGGTATATGTTAATACAGGTGGATGTCTTTCTGAAGGATTTAAACTTGAAAACTTCGATCCTATAGCCAATACCCACGATGGAACGTATACATCTGCAAGATGCTACAATGACCAACATATAGGGTCTTCAGTAAACCTAAAATATGTTGGAGAAGTTGTTAATAATATAAAATAA
- a CDS encoding tyrosine-protein phosphatase, with the protein MKDDIPQLVKQVREWLENPLESGIDDALLRSKALLAELQGMLQSNPDSGKILGPLLGKVRGWQNRLQDIEPIDWVKVGNGSMAIGHRPSKKLITDIRLQGGTHIFTLLSESEGAKSIQKETLKEDMQWLWFGMSSAAPPREERMPELLSVFSAMEEALNNEARIYIHCSAGIHRTGMISYGFLRYLGLPAAEAINKLNELRPTTREGVGDDRLEWGERFGSD; encoded by the coding sequence GTGAAAGATGACATTCCCCAACTGGTAAAACAGGTAAGAGAGTGGCTGGAAAATCCACTTGAATCAGGTATTGATGATGCACTGCTCCGATCTAAGGCACTACTTGCTGAGTTGCAGGGAATGCTTCAAAGCAATCCCGACTCCGGTAAAATTCTGGGGCCGCTTTTAGGAAAAGTCAGGGGATGGCAAAATCGGCTTCAGGATATCGAACCCATTGATTGGGTAAAAGTTGGAAATGGCAGCATGGCCATTGGCCACAGGCCCTCTAAGAAGTTAATAACGGATATCCGTCTCCAGGGCGGAACTCATATTTTTACTTTGCTCTCTGAGAGTGAAGGAGCCAAATCCATCCAAAAAGAAACACTGAAAGAAGATATGCAGTGGCTGTGGTTTGGCATGAGCTCCGCTGCGCCTCCCCGTGAGGAACGAATGCCTGAACTTCTATCTGTTTTTTCGGCTATGGAGGAAGCCCTCAACAACGAGGCAAGAATTTATATACATTGCTCGGCAGGCATCCACCGTACCGGGATGATATCGTATGGATTTTTACGCTATCTGGGACTCCCGGCTGCTGAAGCAATAAATAAATTGAACGAGCTGAGGCCAACTACACGGGAAGGAGTCGGGGATGACCGGCTGGAATGGGGTGAGCGGTTTGGCAGTGATTAA
- a CDS encoding DUF4189 domain-containing protein, producing MKTSIQYKGFFGVQLLIKTVSLYAIFSLLLIFLVSFPASAQNLENGRTASLAIDQRDGDQYGWAIQYDSQSEADERALQECEKNGGDSCQVVLRFIGGCGTYVVERGNSSLYGWGTAETQGAAENRAMSEARAVGGKDLVTRVWGCNGGELTHSEEVSGTLKGVYFYHFTYSEDENRCFVTDVLYQPALAVKQGNSWVWSRNAEKVMTPLKEKYLDVVEENIYGYLGDMMEHAFTRASPVDWAGKNEVDHNTTALDLSNSERKEMMEGAIEHADNMCRDADAEIVRVDVGI from the coding sequence ATGAAGACATCGATACAATATAAAGGGTTTTTTGGGGTGCAACTTTTAATAAAGACCGTCTCCCTGTATGCCATCTTTAGTCTGCTCCTGATCTTTTTAGTTTCATTTCCTGCATCAGCTCAAAATTTAGAGAATGGCCGGACCGCAAGCCTGGCCATAGATCAGCGGGATGGAGATCAATACGGTTGGGCGATTCAATATGACTCCCAGTCGGAAGCAGACGAACGGGCATTACAGGAGTGTGAAAAGAACGGTGGGGATTCCTGTCAGGTCGTCCTCCGCTTTATCGGTGGTTGTGGGACATACGTGGTTGAACGCGGAAACAGCAGCCTTTATGGTTGGGGCACTGCGGAAACGCAAGGGGCTGCAGAGAACAGGGCCATGAGCGAGGCTCGGGCTGTAGGCGGGAAAGATCTGGTCACACGAGTCTGGGGGTGCAACGGCGGAGAGCTAACACACTCCGAAGAAGTGAGCGGGACGTTGAAAGGAGTATACTTTTATCATTTTACTTACTCCGAAGATGAAAACCGCTGTTTTGTGACGGACGTATTGTACCAACCGGCACTAGCAGTTAAACAGGGCAATAGCTGGGTTTGGTCAAGGAATGCCGAAAAAGTTATGACTCCGTTGAAGGAAAAATATTTGGATGTGGTCGAGGAAAATATCTACGGATACCTTGGTGATATGATGGAGCATGCCTTTACCCGTGCCTCGCCGGTGGATTGGGCCGGAAAAAACGAGGTGGATCATAATACTACTGCCCTGGACCTGAGCAACAGCGAACGGAAGGAAATGATGGAAGGGGCGATTGAACACGCAGATAATATGTGCAGGGATGCAGATGCTGAAATCGTCCGCGTCGATGTGGGTATATAA